One segment of uncultured Tolumonas sp. DNA contains the following:
- a CDS encoding transcriptional repressor — MQHASPRCEHNQAGLTTNRKLVLDALLQADRAVSAYDVLQLLRGQEVHWQPPTVYRALAFLVEAGMVHYIQSIQKYMVCHHQHCAHVTQLLICHRCGLVQEVPIPESLVEALEQQAATHQFKMIPQFLELQGICEACDESAAN, encoded by the coding sequence ATGCAACATGCATCACCCCGTTGTGAGCACAATCAGGCTGGCTTGACCACCAACCGTAAACTGGTGCTCGATGCGCTGTTGCAGGCTGATCGTGCGGTGAGTGCCTATGATGTGCTGCAATTATTGCGAGGCCAAGAGGTGCACTGGCAACCACCGACTGTCTATCGGGCGCTCGCGTTTCTGGTCGAAGCGGGCATGGTGCACTATATCCAGTCGATCCAGAAATACATGGTGTGTCATCATCAGCACTGTGCGCATGTTACCCAACTGCTGATCTGCCATCGCTGTGGTTTGGTGCAGGAAGTGCCGATCCCTGAATCATTAGTTGAGGCGCTGGAACAGCAGGCAGCGACGCATCAGTTCAAAATGATCCCGCAGTTTTTGGAATTGCAGGGCATTTGCGAGGCCTGCGATGAATCTGCCGCAAATTAG
- the aztA gene encoding zinc ABC transporter ATP-binding protein AztA, which translates to MLHCENLTLGYDRHPAIHHLNVHIPAGELLAIVGPNGAGKSTLLKGIMGQLKPLQGQLHLRDIAREQIAYLPQQSRIDRQFPISVSELVGMGLWHQLGSFGRLTKAHRHQIEHALEAVGMQGFANRPIASLSGGQLQRTLFARLYLQDAQLILLDEPFNAIDSRTCQDLLQLLHHWHAQDRTILAVLHDNEQVRHHFPQSLLLARQLVAYGNTAEVITPENWQQARHQIESFDEHAPICHIAEKDVA; encoded by the coding sequence ATGCTGCATTGCGAAAATCTGACGCTGGGCTATGACCGCCATCCCGCGATCCATCACTTGAATGTACATATTCCCGCCGGCGAACTGTTGGCCATTGTCGGCCCCAACGGTGCCGGTAAATCAACGTTACTGAAAGGGATAATGGGGCAGTTGAAACCGCTGCAGGGTCAATTGCATCTGCGAGATATTGCGCGTGAACAGATCGCTTATCTACCGCAACAATCACGTATCGATCGGCAATTTCCGATCAGCGTAAGCGAATTGGTTGGTATGGGCTTATGGCATCAGCTCGGCAGTTTTGGTCGTTTAACCAAAGCACATCGCCATCAGATCGAACATGCGCTGGAAGCCGTGGGTATGCAGGGTTTTGCTAATCGACCAATTGCCTCACTCTCCGGAGGTCAGTTACAACGCACGCTGTTTGCCCGTCTGTATCTGCAAGATGCGCAGCTGATTTTGCTGGATGAGCCATTTAACGCCATCGACAGCCGTACTTGCCAAGATCTGCTGCAATTATTACATCACTGGCATGCGCAAGACCGCACCATTCTGGCGGTACTGCATGATAACGAGCAGGTACGTCATCATTTCCCGCAAAGTCTATTACTGGCTCGCCAGTTGGTCGCTTATGGCAACACAGCCGAGGTGATCACCCCAGAAAATTGGCAACAGGCACGTCATCAAATTGAATCGTTCGATGAACATGCACCAATTTGTCATATCGCAGAAAAGGATGTTGCCTGA
- a CDS encoding metal ABC transporter permease — protein sequence MLALLWQWLIEPFAEFDFMLRALAGCIALSLSAPLVGVFLMLRRMSLTGDAMAHAILPGAALGYLVAGLSVEAMTIGGLLAGGLVVILSGFVARLTESGEDSSLAAFYLISMALGVMIISVHGSSVDLLHVLFGSALALNDPALWLLGGVTSLTLVLLALLYRPLVMECLDPDFLGSVSRMGPVAHITFLLLAVLNLIAGFHAIGTLMAVGIMILPAITARYWTNRLSHLLFISVILAMFSSFVGLLTSYHFGWPTSPAIILTLGVGYFLSIILGRQSGLLWRYVRRSHLQA from the coding sequence ATGTTAGCGTTACTCTGGCAGTGGCTGATCGAGCCATTTGCTGAATTTGATTTTATGCTGCGCGCACTGGCCGGTTGTATTGCGCTTTCTCTCAGCGCGCCACTGGTCGGTGTATTTTTAATGTTACGCCGCATGAGCCTGACCGGTGATGCGATGGCACATGCCATTTTACCCGGCGCCGCACTGGGTTATCTGGTGGCCGGTTTGTCAGTAGAAGCCATGACCATTGGCGGTTTACTCGCTGGCGGGCTGGTGGTGATCCTTTCTGGTTTTGTCGCTCGACTCACCGAAAGTGGTGAAGACAGCAGCCTGGCGGCATTTTATCTCATCTCGATGGCGCTGGGCGTCATGATCATCTCAGTACACGGCAGTAGTGTCGATCTGTTGCATGTGTTATTTGGTTCCGCACTGGCACTTAACGACCCGGCATTATGGTTGCTCGGTGGCGTCACCTCACTGACCTTAGTGCTGCTGGCGTTACTCTATCGCCCGCTGGTGATGGAATGCCTCGACCCCGATTTTCTCGGTAGTGTCAGCCGTATGGGGCCGGTCGCACATATTACCTTCCTGCTACTGGCGGTATTGAACCTGATCGCCGGCTTTCACGCCATTGGTACGCTGATGGCGGTAGGGATCATGATCCTGCCCGCAATCACCGCCCGTTACTGGACGAATCGCCTAAGCCATCTGTTATTCATTTCCGTCATACTGGCGATGTTTAGCAGCTTTGTCGGTTTACTCACCTCTTACCATTTCGGTTGGCCAACCAGCCCCGCGATCATTCTGACGCTTGGTGTTGGTTATTTCCTGTCGATTATTTTAGGCCGTCAAAGCGGTCTGCTCTGGCGTTATGTGCGCCGTTCTCATCTGCAAGCGTAA
- a CDS encoding metal ABC transporter substrate-binding protein codes for MNYFRLLTTTLISSTLCAQSVFAADKINVVASFSILGDLVQQVGGEHVSVSTLVGPNGDAHVYQPTPQDTIRLTKSQLFVVNGLGFEGWMERLVSASHYKGKVITASQSIKPQTFTDADDAVHPHVTQDPHAWHSIPNAVQYVHNIADGLSQIDPAHKAEYQANAGNYIQQIEQLDKTLLAEFAAIPADKRKMITSHDAFGYLSARYQITTIAPQGMSTESEASASDVAKIIKQIRKEKIKALFVENISDPRLMQQISKETGVNPGKELFSDALSDKSGPASTYLDMMHYNTTQILSALKQ; via the coding sequence ATGAATTATTTCCGTCTGCTCACCACAACACTCATCAGTAGCACGCTTTGTGCACAGTCTGTCTTCGCCGCCGACAAAATTAATGTCGTCGCTAGTTTTTCTATTCTGGGTGACTTAGTGCAACAAGTGGGTGGTGAGCATGTCAGTGTCTCTACACTCGTTGGCCCGAACGGCGATGCGCATGTCTATCAACCGACCCCGCAAGACACGATCCGCCTGACGAAATCACAGCTATTTGTGGTTAACGGTCTCGGTTTTGAAGGTTGGATGGAACGACTGGTCTCTGCCAGTCATTACAAAGGAAAAGTGATCACCGCTAGTCAGAGCATCAAACCACAAACTTTTACTGACGCCGATGATGCAGTTCACCCCCATGTCACACAAGATCCGCATGCATGGCACAGTATTCCTAACGCCGTGCAATATGTGCATAACATTGCCGATGGGTTAAGCCAGATCGACCCTGCGCACAAAGCGGAATATCAGGCGAATGCCGGTAACTATATTCAACAAATAGAGCAACTGGATAAAACTTTGCTAGCTGAATTTGCTGCTATTCCGGCAGATAAACGCAAGATGATCACCAGCCATGATGCGTTTGGTTATCTGTCGGCCCGTTACCAGATCACCACCATTGCCCCACAGGGCATGAGTACCGAGTCAGAAGCCTCGGCCAGTGATGTGGCTAAAATCATCAAACAGATCCGCAAAGAAAAGATCAAAGCACTGTTCGTCGAAAACATCTCTGATCCTCGTTTGATGCAACAAATCAGCAAGGAAACCGGCGTTAATCCCGGTAAAGAATTGTTCTCGGATGCCCTTTCCGACAAGAGTGGCCCGGCCTCTACCTATCTGGATATGATGCATTACAATACGACTCAAATCCTTTCTGCGTTGAAACAGTAA
- a CDS encoding DUF1007 family protein — translation MSKRFFLFVLLSLATPLAMAHPHAWMDLQTRFLIDKQQQLTGLDLIWHFDDMYSANIIEDMKQKKEPLAKQYQDFAKDSIEFMASENWLTHLKVNGKPVTFTKPTAYRTEKEEYHLNLHFVLPLKEPQPVKGNTFTLSIYDSTYYVEMLHHKASAVSVSDDATGLCSAKLEIPKPPEDISAYAASLDVTQQSDKGLGTLFAEKVVLTCHP, via the coding sequence ATGAGCAAACGGTTTTTTCTTTTTGTTTTACTGAGCCTCGCCACACCGCTGGCGATGGCTCATCCTCATGCCTGGATGGATCTGCAAACCCGCTTTCTGATTGATAAACAACAACAGTTAACCGGGCTGGATCTGATCTGGCATTTCGATGATATGTATTCCGCCAATATCATTGAAGATATGAAACAAAAGAAAGAACCGCTGGCAAAGCAGTATCAGGATTTTGCCAAAGACAGCATCGAATTTATGGCTTCCGAAAACTGGCTAACCCATTTGAAGGTCAACGGAAAGCCGGTCACATTCACCAAGCCAACGGCCTATCGAACTGAAAAAGAGGAATATCACCTCAATTTACATTTTGTGTTGCCGTTGAAAGAGCCGCAGCCAGTAAAAGGGAATACGTTTACCTTATCTATTTATGATTCCACCTACTATGTCGAAATGTTGCATCATAAAGCCAGTGCGGTCTCTGTTTCTGATGACGCCACGGGATTATGTAGCGCCAAATTAGAAATACCCAAACCCCCGGAAGATATCAGTGCTTATGCCGCCTCGCTGGATGTGACGCAACAAAGTGATAAAGGCCTAGGTACGCTGTTTGCAGAAAAGGTTGTGCTGACATGTCATCCCTGA
- a CDS encoding nickel/cobalt transporter — MSSLNNEYQYRINFILLLTGFLTLCGILLAGVLHWQWLSWQMLQWQGQLHKEMAVLLRAALTPNPETKIILLGLCFLYGVFHAVGPGHGKAVLSTYLATHNSQLKRAMWISLGAALMQALVAILLMTIVAAIFGWTQIRAQQFGMQLDHVSFWLVALLGGYLSLRAAYRLYLFWRTRSTINDIKIQRLQPMNSKITVGIRNPDPSSHSHVHTDTCGCGHAHTPNIAQLNKAQDWRGQLAIMFTMGIRPCTGALLILVLAKSIGIFMLGIAAVLLMALGTAGTVCLLAWFSHSMRHLAIRLLSHRSSGLWLPYGLEILSLLGGILLIVMGYGMAQIVTTQVSPFFMPH, encoded by the coding sequence ATGTCATCCCTGAACAATGAATATCAATATCGCATCAACTTTATCTTACTACTGACAGGTTTCCTGACGCTGTGTGGCATTTTGCTTGCTGGAGTTCTGCACTGGCAGTGGCTGAGCTGGCAGATGTTGCAATGGCAAGGGCAACTACACAAAGAGATGGCCGTCTTATTACGCGCCGCTTTAACACCCAATCCGGAAACTAAAATTATCCTGCTGGGGCTCTGTTTTCTCTACGGCGTCTTTCATGCCGTGGGCCCGGGGCACGGCAAAGCGGTACTCAGCACCTATCTGGCCACGCACAACAGCCAGCTAAAACGCGCCATGTGGATCTCTCTAGGTGCCGCACTGATGCAAGCCTTGGTGGCAATCCTGCTGATGACCATTGTCGCGGCCATTTTTGGCTGGACACAAATCCGCGCCCAACAATTTGGTATGCAGTTAGATCATGTCAGCTTTTGGTTAGTCGCATTACTCGGCGGTTATCTCAGCCTGCGTGCCGCCTATCGGCTTTATCTGTTTTGGCGTACCAGATCCACCATCAATGATATTAAGATCCAACGCCTACAACCGATGAACAGCAAAATCACGGTTGGCATTCGCAATCCGGACCCGTCATCTCATTCACATGTGCACACTGATACTTGTGGCTGCGGCCATGCGCATACACCAAATATCGCTCAGCTTAATAAAGCACAAGACTGGCGCGGTCAGCTGGCGATCATGTTCACCATGGGCATCCGCCCCTGCACCGGCGCACTACTGATTCTGGTGTTAGCCAAATCCATTGGCATCTTCATGCTGGGCATTGCCGCGGTGTTATTGATGGCACTGGGTACGGCAGGCACCGTCTGCCTGCTGGCTTGGTTTAGCCATAGCATGCGCCATCTGGCTATTCGCCTGCTCAGTCACCGCTCATCCGGTTTGTGGTTACCTTATGGGCTGGAAATTCTTTCATTATTGGGCGGAATTTTACTGATCGTGATGGGTTATGGCATGGCACAAATCGTCACAACACAAGTTTCCCCTTTCTTTATGCCACATTGA
- a CDS encoding pirin family protein, whose product MSQISRKTEHIVQGQPTRDGAGVNLIRVLTQQWQRRLDPFLMLDEFRSDDPNDYIAGFPEHPHRGFETVTYMLAGQMRHKDNAGHEGVVGPGDVQWMTAGKGILHSETPEQVAGLMHGFQLWINLPAKNKLAKPTYQEVPSTQIPVLTSTEGHQVKVIAGDWQDTRGPLHRPDTEPLYIDLQLQNDTPLFVSIPAEHNAFVYVVQGQPLVAGQSIAPRRMAILSNDAQANGVLLQGQAGDQLLVLSGQPLKEPIVQWGPFVMNTRDEIEQAISDYQSGQL is encoded by the coding sequence ATGTCTCAGATCAGCCGTAAAACAGAACATATCGTACAAGGTCAGCCAACCCGCGATGGTGCTGGTGTTAATCTGATCCGTGTACTGACCCAACAATGGCAACGTCGTCTTGATCCCTTCCTGATGCTGGATGAATTTCGCTCTGACGATCCGAATGACTATATCGCCGGTTTTCCGGAACATCCGCACCGCGGCTTTGAAACCGTCACCTATATGCTGGCAGGCCAAATGCGCCATAAAGACAATGCTGGCCATGAAGGTGTGGTCGGCCCCGGCGATGTGCAGTGGATGACTGCCGGCAAAGGTATTCTGCATTCCGAAACACCGGAGCAAGTTGCCGGCCTGATGCATGGTTTCCAGTTGTGGATCAATCTGCCCGCCAAAAACAAATTGGCCAAACCAACCTACCAGGAAGTGCCTAGCACGCAGATCCCGGTGTTAACCAGCACCGAAGGACATCAGGTGAAAGTGATTGCCGGTGACTGGCAGGACACTCGCGGGCCACTGCATCGCCCCGATACCGAACCCCTGTATATTGATCTGCAGTTACAAAACGACACACCACTGTTTGTGTCGATCCCTGCTGAGCACAATGCATTTGTGTATGTGGTTCAAGGCCAACCGCTCGTAGCTGGCCAAAGCATTGCGCCAAGACGCATGGCAATCTTAAGCAATGACGCTCAAGCGAATGGTGTTTTGTTGCAAGGGCAAGCCGGTGATCAGTTGCTGGTGTTATCCGGCCAGCCATTGAAGGAACCTATCGTCCAATGGGGACCGTTTGTCATGAACACCCGCGACGAGATCGAACAAGCGATCAGTGATTATCAATCTGGTCAGCTTTGA
- the rraB gene encoding ribonuclease E inhibitor RraB: protein MNQEIQEWQEETAEIIAELLEDGSDPDVEYPIEHHFAALDFDCLEKLAVDLYKAGFEVEDAEEVELDDGAIVFCFDATKEGSLNVERITAEISTLLPLCKKYHVDYDGWGTYFAE from the coding sequence ATGAATCAGGAAATACAGGAATGGCAGGAAGAGACGGCAGAAATTATTGCTGAGTTGCTGGAAGATGGTAGTGATCCGGATGTGGAATATCCGATAGAGCATCATTTTGCCGCGCTGGATTTCGACTGTCTGGAAAAGCTGGCGGTGGATCTCTACAAAGCTGGTTTTGAAGTGGAAGATGCGGAAGAAGTCGAGCTGGATGATGGCGCGATCGTGTTCTGTTTCGATGCGACCAAAGAAGGTAGCTTGAACGTTGAGCGCATCACGGCAGAGATTTCTACGCTGTTGCCGTTGTGCAAAAAATACCATGTCGATTATGATGGTTGGGGCACGTACTTCGCGGAATAA
- the luxS gene encoding S-ribosylhomocysteine lyase, which translates to MPLLDSFTVDHTRMQAPAVRVAKQMQTPHGDPITVFDLRFCVPNQQILPERGIHTLEHLFAGFMRDHLNGNGVEIIDISPMGCRTGFYMSLIGTPDEARVAAAWQAAMEDVLKVVDQAKIPELNEYQCGTYQMHSLDEAHQIARDILALGVGINKNAELALPSDKLASL; encoded by the coding sequence ATGCCGTTATTAGATAGTTTTACCGTTGACCATACTCGCATGCAAGCGCCCGCTGTGCGCGTAGCAAAGCAGATGCAAACCCCGCATGGCGATCCGATCACCGTATTTGATTTGCGTTTTTGTGTACCGAATCAGCAGATTTTGCCTGAGCGCGGCATTCATACTTTAGAGCATCTGTTTGCGGGTTTTATGCGTGATCATTTGAACGGTAACGGTGTTGAAATTATTGATATTTCACCGATGGGTTGCCGCACTGGTTTTTACATGAGTTTAATTGGCACACCGGACGAAGCGCGAGTCGCCGCTGCATGGCAGGCTGCCATGGAAGACGTACTGAAGGTGGTTGATCAGGCGAAGATCCCTGAATTGAATGAATATCAATGTGGCACCTACCAGATGCACTCATTGGATGAAGCACACCAGATCGCACGTGATATTCTGGCGCTGGGTGTGGGTATTAATAAAAATGCGGAATTGGCGTTGCCATCCGATAAATTGGCTAGTCTGTAA
- a CDS encoding P-II family nitrogen regulator → MKKVEAIIKPFKLDDVREALGEIGISGMTVSEVKGFGRQKGHTELYRGAEYVVDFLPKVKLELVVNDADVESCIEAINRSAKTGKIGDGKIFVTTVERVIRIRTGEENEEAI, encoded by the coding sequence ATGAAAAAAGTCGAAGCGATCATTAAACCGTTTAAACTGGATGATGTGCGTGAAGCACTGGGTGAAATCGGTATTAGTGGCATGACAGTTTCAGAAGTAAAAGGATTTGGTCGTCAAAAAGGCCATACTGAACTGTATCGTGGTGCGGAATATGTGGTGGATTTTCTGCCGAAGGTAAAATTGGAATTAGTTGTTAACGACGCTGATGTTGAAAGCTGCATTGAAGCCATCAATCGTAGTGCTAAAACCGGTAAAATCGGTGACGGTAAGATTTTTGTGACTACAGTTGAGCGTGTTATTCGTATTCGTACCGGTGAAGAGAACGAAGAAGCAATTTAA
- the rpsI gene encoding 30S ribosomal protein S9: MADNQYYGTGRRKSSTARVFAKVGSGDIVINKRSLQDYFSRPTARMVVMQALELVEMTGKLDLYITVAGGGITGQAGAIRHGITRALMQYDESLRPALRKAGFVTRDARRVERKKVGLHKARKRPQYSKR, encoded by the coding sequence ATGGCTGACAATCAATACTACGGCACTGGCCGTCGCAAAAGCTCTACCGCTCGTGTGTTTGCTAAAGTAGGTAGCGGCGATATCGTTATCAACAAGCGTTCACTGCAGGACTATTTCAGTCGTCCTACCGCTCGTATGGTGGTTATGCAAGCTCTGGAACTGGTCGAAATGACTGGTAAACTGGATCTGTATATCACTGTAGCTGGTGGTGGTATCACTGGTCAGGCTGGCGCTATCCGTCACGGTATTACCCGTGCTCTGATGCAATATGACGAATCTCTGCGTCCGGCTCTGCGTAAAGCTGGCTTTGTTACTCGTGACGCTCGTCGCGTTGAACGTAAGAAAGTTGGTCTGCACAAAGCGCGTAAGCGTCCACAGTACTCCAAGCGTTAA
- the rplM gene encoding 50S ribosomal protein L13 yields the protein MKTFVAKPETVKRDWYVVDAEGKTLGRLATEIASRLRGKHKAEYTPHVDTGDYIVVINAEKITVTGNKAAAKTYYSYSGFPGGLKSITFDKLIVRKPEMILEIAVKGMLPKGPLGRAMLRKLKVYAGTEHNHAAQQPQVLDI from the coding sequence ATGAAAACTTTCGTTGCCAAGCCAGAAACCGTAAAGCGTGACTGGTACGTTGTTGACGCAGAAGGCAAAACTTTAGGCCGTCTGGCTACTGAAATCGCTTCCCGTTTACGTGGTAAGCATAAAGCAGAATACACTCCGCATGTTGATACTGGCGATTACATCGTTGTTATCAATGCTGAGAAAATCACTGTGACTGGTAATAAAGCTGCGGCTAAAACTTACTACTCATACTCTGGTTTTCCAGGTGGTTTGAAGTCTATTACTTTTGACAAATTGATCGTTCGCAAGCCAGAAATGATTCTTGAGATCGCGGTCAAAGGTATGTTGCCAAAGGGCCCGCTGGGTCGTGCCATGCTTCGTAAACTGAAAGTTTACGCAGGTACCGAGCACAATCACGCTGCTCAACAACCTCAAGTACTGGACATCTAA
- a CDS encoding YhcB family protein, translating to MMTEFTMILFVLIGLIVGFVAGRATSRAGDAAKLHKELTKTRKEFEQYKRDVQDHFVGFSSLMEQLDTQYQRMSQHMAEHSEKLTSSSVYNFQPDVPAEEKEPTATAKDGVQQPLDYSGEPSGLLNDHKA from the coding sequence ATGATGACCGAATTCACCATGATTTTGTTTGTACTCATTGGCCTGATTGTTGGTTTTGTCGCCGGACGAGCTACCTCCCGAGCAGGGGATGCTGCCAAATTACATAAAGAGCTGACCAAAACCCGCAAAGAATTTGAACAATACAAACGTGATGTTCAGGATCATTTTGTCGGCTTCTCAAGTCTGATGGAACAGCTGGACACCCAATATCAGCGCATGTCTCAACATATGGCTGAACACAGTGAAAAACTGACCAGCAGTAGCGTCTATAATTTTCAGCCCGACGTCCCTGCGGAAGAAAAAGAACCGACCGCAACAGCCAAAGACGGTGTGCAACAACCGTTGGATTATTCCGGTGAACCGTCTGGTTTATTAAATGATCACAAAGCTTAA